The proteins below come from a single Aptenodytes patagonicus chromosome 2, bAptPat1.pri.cur, whole genome shotgun sequence genomic window:
- the LOC143157531 gene encoding lysozyme C, milk isozyme-like — MGCPLLLLLALLTAVTKAKVFSRCELARLLQEEGLDGYGGYSLANWLCMAFYESTFNTAAQSIKADSSADYGIFQISSQQWCTDDHSPSDNRCRMACRDLLSSNITDDIICAKRIVRNPQGMDAWEGWAMHCKGRDLSEWVEGCDL; from the exons ATGGGGtgtcccctgctgctgctgctggccttgCTGACTGCAGTCACCAAAGCCAAGGTGTTCAGCCGGTGCGAGCTGGCTCGCCTGCTCCAGGAAGAGGGGCTGGATGGCTATGGGGGCTACAGCCTTGCCAACT ggctctgcatGGCCTTTTACGAGAGCACCTTcaacacagcagcacagagcatcAAAGCGGACAGCAGTGCCGACTACGGCATCTTCCAGATCAGCAGCCAGCAGTGGTGCACCGACGACCACAGCCCCTCGGATAACCGCTGCAGGATGGCTTGCAGGG ATCTGCTATCGAGTAACATAACTGATGACATCATCTGTGCCAAAAGAATTGTGAGAAACCCACAAGGAATGGATGCCTG GGAGGGCTGGGCAATGCACTGCAAGGGACGAGACCTGTCTGAGTGGGTGGAAGGATGTGACCTGTGA